The following is a genomic window from Miscanthus floridulus cultivar M001 chromosome 14, ASM1932011v1, whole genome shotgun sequence.
ATTTTAGCCTTGGTAATTGCGCGCTGTCTTCCTAAATGAAACCAGATCGCTAATGCCACTATTATTGTTCCCTTTAGATTAAAAATGTTACCTGAATTTAAGTGAATAACCAAAACTATAATGTTTACCATATTACATCGATTCAAACAAGATACTTCTACAAATAAAATTTGCTAAGTTTGGTTTCCTCTGGCTGTAAATAAATGCTTGAAGCCTCTGGGGATGCCTCGGAAGCATTTGAAGAGGTGGGACACAGCACTTCAGCTGTCAGCATGATGGACAGCTACTTGATTGGAAGCATCAAGGGCTATGTTCGTCCGAGTGCATCGAAGGCCACAGATCCTTGGAGCGCTGATGTTCCACCAAATTCCAGGACAATGCAAGGGAACAAAGGCCCTCCTAATCCAAATACCTTCCTGGACTTTCTACTCCCACTGTTTGTGCTTGGCCTGGCATTTGCAGCTTGGTATTACCTTACCTTCATCTCCAAGAACCATTAAATCCAGTGAGGCTGGGAAGTATTTCTCATTATTATATTGCTAGGGTTATATTAGAGAAAAAATTAAAAGAAGGCAAACCTTGTATTATGGTATTTTGTACTTGAAGGTTGCAGCTAGGGTTTCCTTGGAAGTCCTTTCTTACATGTAACAGGCATGTCAGCATGCAGATGTATGAATGAGACAATTTATCCTTATTTTTGCAATTTTTGCTTCAGATTCCTTTTCTTGTAAAAATTCTTATTTTTGTGGTAAAGATCCCAATGACTTGGTACAATTTGATTGTACATATCAACTCATGGTGTATCACAAAGATGCACCGAGTGACTCTGTAGACAATCATGATATCATGTTTAGTACCGCTGAACATGGTATAGTCTGGTATTCTTCTGATAACCATTGTTGATGTTTAGTACCGCTGAACATGGTACAGACTTTACCTTTCAAGAACCTCAACTCTCCCTGCTTCCTGCCttcccttgcattgcatgagaGCAAAAATGGATGCCCTCATCCCCTTCGTCCTCAAGGctctgaagaagaagaggaccatGAGGCACTACCGCTCCCTGTCCTCCTCCAGCCACCTGCTGGCGGATGTCGATGTCACAGAGCCCTCGCCCCTGCAGGGTTCCTTCTTCATGATGACGCCTCAGCATCCCAGGGCTCCTTCCAGATGGCATGGCGGCCACGGGAACATCTTCATGATGCCTCAGCACCCCAGGGCGGCAAATCGGCTTGATGAAGGCGATGACAACGGTGTgcctccagctcctcct
Proteins encoded in this region:
- the LOC136504975 gene encoding uncharacterized protein, with protein sequence MAGEAKKLFAASEVALHASRKDCWVVIGGKVYDVTKFLEDHPGGEDVLLHASASGDASEAFEEVGHSTSAVSMMDSYLIGSIKGYVRPSASKATDPWSADVPPNSRTMQGNKGPPNPNTFLDFLLPLFVLGLAFAAWYYLTFISKNH